The window ATCTCCAGAGCCGGTTTTTTTTCCTTGTTTTTATACGTTGGCAAGTGGTTCATCGTTGTATGGCGAAGCTGAGGCTGCCAAATGAACAGCGCCACAAGCGACAACAAAGCCCAAAACATAAGGGAGCCTTGCCATCCATAGCCAAGAGCATGAGTCAATGGAACACTGAGGCCGGATCCAAGTGCGGCAAAAGTGTTCATCGAAAGAGAATATCCGCCTGTCATCAGCCCTACTTGATGAGGGAAATCCCTTTTGATCAGCCCCGGCAAAAGAACATTGCCAGCAGCAATCGCCGTTCCTATCATAATTGTTCCTAAAAATAACGTAAAAATAGAGGAACAGGAACGTATGAATATGCCCGCCGTCAATAACAGCAAGCTGAAAAAGAGCGTGCGTTCCATTCCTAACTTCCCAGAAAGTTGAGGAACCAGTGGGGAAAAAACGAAAAATGCCATAAGCGGGAGTGTGGAAAGCAACCCGGCCACGGAATGGGACAAACCTAAATCTTCTCTGATAAAACCGAGCACCGGCCCCACTGCGGTCAGAGAAGGGCGTAAATTGGCTGCTACGAATAAAATTACTATTACTAAGAAGACCCATTTTTTATCAAAATGTTTGAACGCAGCCGTTTCTTTCATGACAAAACCACCTTTCATTCACATGCATCCAGTCAATAATTTAAGGAAAATGATTGCAAAATGACGGTACGGCCTCCCATTTT of the Bacillus smithii genome contains:
- a CDS encoding MFS transporter, whose amino-acid sequence is MKETAAFKHFDKKWVFLVIVILFVAANLRPSLTAVGPVLGFIREDLGLSHSVAGLLSTLPLMAFFVFSPLVPQLSGKLGMERTLFFSLLLLTAGIFIRSCSSIFTLFLGTIMIGTAIAAGNVLLPGLIKRDFPHQVGLMTGGYSLSMNTFAALGSGLSVPLTHALGYGWQGSLMFWALLSLVALFIWQPQLRHTTMNHLPTYKNKEKKPALEIQACLESDDFYGIPVFCFLYIH